Proteins encoded in a region of the Spiroplasma endosymbiont of Amphimallon solstitiale genome:
- a CDS encoding acyl carrier protein, translating to MNILSEIHKIVKEDYPEIKEKITPKTKFKDVKIDSLGLVMIVLKLEKEHHVKIDDNKLLDLQTKTIQDLINEIERLESAENKKK from the coding sequence ATGAATATTTTAAGTGAAATTCATAAAATTGTTAAAGAGGATTATCCAGAAATTAAAGAAAAAATTACACCGAAAACTAAATTTAAAGATGTAAAAATTGACTCTCTTGGATTAGTAATGATTGTTCTTAAATTAGAAAAAGAGCATCATGTAAAAATTGATGATAATAAATTACTGGATTTACAAACAAAAACAATTCAAGATTTAATAAATGAAATTGAGAGATTAGAATCAGCAGAAAATAAAAAAAAGTAA
- a CDS encoding IS30 family transposase, protein MYKYLTIESIIAIKEYKSYGFSIRKIAKAIDYSKSTVHRVCRLLNQNLLPLEILNKIQKNKQNAGRKLIILTLIEINTINHLLITKNYALDIIANFLKENKIKSISTKTLYNMFKTNRMGFDENNLLRKGKNKPHKQKETRGRINNCKSIHERNLIIPNIKNIEEFGHLEGDTIIGKDHKSSIITLADIWSKTTIPLATKNNKSENITKSIIKFISKLQKGTVKTITFDRGKEFSKWKLIEKNCNVKIYFADPGKPCQRGLNENNNGILRRYLPKSTDLSSYKQKDLNTIAFQINSTPRKSLSYKRPIDLIQLF, encoded by the coding sequence ATGTATAAGTATCTGACTATTGAATCAATAATAGCAATAAAAGAATATAAAAGTTATGGATTTTCGATTCGTAAAATAGCAAAAGCCATTGATTATAGTAAATCAACTGTACATAGAGTTTGTAGATTATTAAATCAAAACTTATTACCATTAGAAATATTGAATAAAATTCAAAAAAATAAACAAAATGCAGGTAGAAAATTAATAATTTTAACTTTAATAGAAATTAATACTATTAATCATTTGTTAATTACTAAAAATTATGCTCTTGATATAATTGCTAATTTTTTAAAGGAAAATAAAATAAAAAGTATTTCAACAAAAACTTTATATAACATGTTTAAAACAAATCGAATGGGTTTTGATGAAAATAACTTATTGAGAAAAGGAAAAAATAAACCTCACAAACAAAAAGAAACTAGGGGCAGAATTAATAATTGTAAGTCTATTCATGAAAGAAATTTAATCATTCCTAATATTAAAAATATAGAAGAATTTGGTCATTTAGAGGGTGATACTATCATTGGTAAAGATCATAAAAGTTCTATTATTACTTTAGCTGATATATGATCAAAAACCACAATTCCTTTAGCAACTAAAAATAATAAATCAGAAAATATTACAAAAAGTATAATAAAATTTATTTCAAAGTTACAAAAAGGAACAGTTAAAACTATTACTTTTGATCGTGGTAAAGAATTTAGTAAATGAAAATTAATCGAAAAAAATTGTAATGTTAAGATTTATTTTGCAGATCCTGGTAAACCTTGTCAAAGAGGTTTAAATGAAAATAATAATGGTATTTTAAGAAGATATTTACCAAAATCTACAGATCTATCTTCATATAAACAAAAAGATTTAAATACTATAGCATTTCAAATTAATTCTACACCCAGAAAATCACTATCTTATAAAAGACCAATAGATTTAATACAATTATTTTAA
- the secG gene encoding preprotein translocase subunit SecG, with the protein MSQNIIFAFEIIALIIAILLVILGLLQGKKNHNGLGALSGGNQELFASTKERGWSKLFSIATLVLGISLFTMAIIVRILINTIGVIN; encoded by the coding sequence ATGAGTCAAAACATTATTTTTGCTTTTGAAATTATTGCCTTAATTATCGCTATATTATTAGTAATTTTAGGTTTATTACAAGGTAAAAAAAATCATAATGGACTTGGTGCTTTAAGTGGGGGTAATCAAGAATTATTTGCTAGTACTAAAGAACGTGGTTGAAGTAAGTTATTTTCTATTGCCACTTTAGTATTAGGTATATCGTTATTTACTATGGCAATAATAGTAAGAATTCTTATTAATACTATTGGAGTTATAAATTAA
- a CDS encoding Fur family transcriptional regulator: MNKNFENIIQKLKDKDYRLTDVRKAVIKVLTLKQHVSINDIISFLTKEGNDNINIMSIYNTIDLLMTEHIIHANVFEGKQIIYELSENTVHIICNFCNKIIHTSFEDKQQISPLQEEKLEKLATKNNFYFSHYKLEIHGICDKCELKIKKMKF; the protein is encoded by the coding sequence ATGAATAAAAATTTTGAAAATATTATCCAAAAGTTGAAAGATAAAGACTATCGTTTAACTGATGTTCGTAAAGCAGTTATTAAAGTATTAACGCTTAAGCAACATGTTAGTATTAATGATATTATTAGTTTTTTAACAAAAGAAGGTAATGATAATATTAATATTATGAGTATTTATAATACTATTGATTTATTAATGACAGAACATATTATTCATGCTAATGTTTTTGAAGGAAAACAAATAATTTATGAACTATCAGAAAATACCGTTCATATTATTTGTAATTTTTGTAATAAAATTATTCATACCTCTTTCGAAGATAAACAACAAATTTCACCATTACAAGAAGAAAAACTTGAAAAATTAGCAACTAAAAATAATTTTTATTTTTCACATTATAAGTTAGAAATTCATGGAATTTGTGATAAATGTGAATTAAAAATAAAAAAAATGAAATTTTAA
- a CDS encoding DegV family protein has protein sequence MKKKIGIVADSSSGFSIKDLKEMNIGFCPLLITFSDDTTTTDDPNILKDEEFYNRIVHEKQSAKTSQTPLGQMSIIWEDALTKFEKIIFIPLSKGLSGQYNTATMLSKESNFKDKVFVFDSNGVSVINWLLVKKAYQMSLNEKNNVNDIIEALKLIRDNYIAFILPYDLNYLVRGGRISKSAAALATILKITPILSFDGTIDKFDKTRTWDKAIKNTLKEINKSKKIESITLFYIIHAFAEAKEIEKVTKFVKDYGIKNVKTINLANVICAHTGIGTFSFVAFNLDKDKLPKL, from the coding sequence TTGAAAAAAAAAATTGGTATTGTTGCTGATTCCTCTTCAGGATTTTCAATTAAAGATTTAAAAGAAATGAATATTGGATTTTGTCCATTATTAATCACTTTTAGTGATGATACAACCACTACTGATGACCCTAACATTCTAAAGGATGAAGAATTCTATAATAGAATAGTTCATGAAAAACAATCTGCCAAAACTTCGCAAACACCACTTGGTCAAATGAGTATAATTTGAGAAGATGCTTTAACTAAATTTGAAAAGATTATTTTTATTCCTTTATCAAAGGGGTTATCGGGTCAATATAATACTGCTACTATGTTATCAAAAGAATCTAATTTTAAAGATAAAGTTTTTGTTTTTGATAGTAATGGTGTTTCAGTTATTAACTGACTATTAGTTAAAAAAGCATATCAAATGTCACTTAACGAAAAAAATAATGTTAATGATATTATAGAAGCACTAAAATTAATAAGAGATAACTATATAGCATTTATTTTACCTTATGATTTAAATTATTTAGTTCGTGGTGGTAGAATTTCAAAATCAGCAGCAGCCTTAGCTACTATTTTAAAAATAACTCCAATTTTATCTTTTGACGGAACCATTGATAAATTTGATAAAACAAGAACATGAGATAAAGCTATTAAAAATACTCTTAAAGAAATTAATAAAAGTAAAAAAATAGAAAGTATTACTCTTTTTTACATTATTCATGCTTTTGCTGAGGCAAAAGAAATAGAAAAAGTTACAAAATTTGTTAAAGATTATGGCATTAAAAACGTCAAAACTATTAATTTAGCAAATGTAATTTGTGCTCATACAGGAATTGGAACCTTCAGTTTTGTTGCTTTTAATTTAGATAAAGATAAATTACCAAAATTATAA